Proteins encoded by one window of Vitis vinifera cultivar Pinot Noir 40024 chromosome 10, ASM3070453v1:
- the LOC100255445 gene encoding early nodulin-like protein 1: MAEVKLVVALLLLVYVSWAGALVHHVVGGDRGWDTSSDVQAWLSNKVFRVGDKIWFIYSGGQEGVVELKSREEFDSCDVSNPIRTYTEGLDAVLMGSEGIRYFTSSKPKSCKDGLRLLVEVQSNREIKSDAKSETATITLAAGPISFSVVAPAATTLAAGPISFSAGAPAATTLAAGPISSPAVGLAATTLADGPISSSAVAPAATTLAPEPISPSAATHFTCT; encoded by the exons ATGGCAGAAGTGAAGCTAGTTGTGGCTCTGTTGCTCCTCGTCTATGTGAGTTGGGCGGGAGCCCTGGTGCACCACGTCGTCGGCGGCGACCGTGGCTGGGACACATCTTCCGATGTCCAGGCCTGGTTGTCCAACAAAGTGTTCAGAGTCGGAGACAAAATCT GGTTCATATACTCCGGAGGACAGGAGGGCGTAGTTGAGCTTAAGAGCAGGGAGGAATTCGATTCGTGCGATGTGAGCAACCCCATCAGGACATACACGGAGGGTCTAGATGCTGTATTAATGGGTAGCGAAGGGATTCGCTACTTCACAAGCAGTAAGCCAAAGAGCTGCAAAGACGGCCTGAGGCTACTTGTGGAGGTCCAGTCCAATCGTGAGATCAAGAGCGATGCCAAGTCAGAGACCGCTACAATAACGCTGGCTGCTGGGCCCATATCCTTTTCTGTTGTAGCCCCCGCTGCAACGACCCTGGCTGCTGGGCCCATATCCTTTTCTGCTGGAGCCCCCGCTGCAACGACCCTGGCTGCTGGGCCCATATCCTCTCCTGCTGTAGGCCTTGCTGCAACGACCCTGGCTGATGGGCCCATATCATCTTCTGCAGTAGCCCCCGCTGCAACGACCCTGGCTCCTGAGCCCATATCACCTTCTGCTGCAACCCATTTCACTTGCACCTAG
- the LOC100262574 gene encoding mavicyanin, with the protein MAGVKMIVALLLVVYVSWVGAQTHHVVGGDRGWAKSSEVRDWLSDKVFRVGDKIWFIYSAAQEGVAELRSKEEFESCDVSNPIKMYTDGLDSVPLDGEGIRYFTSSKTESCKDGLKLHVDVQPTSEIGSVATSETFAETLAEGPSAPSAAAHISALSPLFLMGLLICYFGP; encoded by the exons ATGGCTGGAGTGAAGATGATCGTGGCTCTGTTGCTCGTGGTCTATGTGAGTTGGGTGGGAGCCCAGACGCATCACGTCGTCGGCGGCGACCGTGGCTGGGCCAAGTCCTCCGAGGTCAGAGACTGGCTGTCCGACAAAGTGTTCAGAGTCGGAGACAAAATCT GGTTCATATACTCCGCAGCACAGGAGGGCGTTGCTGAGCTCAGGAGCAAGGAGGAATTCGAGTCGTGCGATGTGAGCAACCCCATCAAGATGTACACGGACGGTCTAGATAGCGTACCCTTGGACGGAGAAGGGATCCGCTACTTCACGAGCAGCAAGACAGAGAGCTGCAAAGATGGCCTGAAGCTACACGTTGATGTCCAGCCCACTAGTGAGATCGGGAGCGTTGCCACGTCAGAGACCTTTGCAGAGACGCTGGCTGAGGGGCCCTCAGCACCTTCTGCTGCGGCCCACATCAGTGCGCTTTCTCCACTATTTTTGATGGGTCTGCTGATCTGTTACTTCGGCCCATGA